A segment of the Cohnella algarum genome:
GGTGCGCTTCTTGCGCGCAATCCGCCTGCGCCAGGCTGCATGTAGCGCACCGGCGCTTCTTGCGCGCAATCCGCCTGCGCCAGGCTACATGTAGCGCACCGGGGGCGCTTCTTGCGCGCAATCCGCCTGCGCCAGGCTTCATGTAGCGCACCGGGGGCTTCTTGCGCGCAATCCGCCCGCGCCAAAGCGCCCCGAGAAGCCTCTTCTCGGGCATTCCAACGAACCGATCCGATCGAAAGGCTCGAACCGTCCCTTATGTCGGCTACCGCAGCACGATGGACGTGCGGCTGTGTCCTTCTTTCGTCTTTTTGACCTCCAAAATGGCCGGAAACGCCATCTTCAGCTCCTGAACATGCGAAATGACGCCGATCATCCGGCCGGACCGCTGCAGATCGACGAGCGCGGCGATCGCCTTGTGCAGCGATTCCTCGTCGAGCGAGCCGAAGCCCTCGTCGATAAACATCATTTCGATCGAAACGCCGCCCTGATGGGCCTGGATGACGTCGGCCATTCCGAGCGCCAGCGCAAGCGAGGCGTTGAACTTTTCGCCGCCGGACAGCGATTTGACGTCGCGGTTTTGCCCGGTGTACGCGTCGTAAACGTCAAGCCCCAACCCG
Coding sequences within it:
- a CDS encoding SbcC/MukB-like Walker B domain-containing protein, with product MIEYLEQILVAGNLRLHHLSDGQFVLQRSDRLEARGKQSGLGLDVYDAYTGQNRDVKSLSGGEKFNASLALALGMADVIQAHQGGVSIEMMFIDEGFGSLDEESLHKAIAALVDLQRSGRMIGVISHVQELKMAFPAILEVKKTKEGHSRTSIVLR